One genomic segment of Ancylobacter sp. IITR112 includes these proteins:
- a CDS encoding phage major capsid protein — translation MEPSMPAPECKSAGPEVSAAFEEFMSAFEAFKDANDQRLGALERRGGDVVADDKVARINAALDAQKALIDELVLKARRPALGGGDPVSDLAAREHKAAFDAYVRTGEAAGLKRLEAKALSAGVGADGGYTVPTETEREIGKRLAALSPIRALADVRVISAGTYKKPFMTSGPAVGWVAETGARGQTASPVLDEIAFPAMELYAMPAATQTLLDDSAVNIDEWLAIEVEAAFASQEGTAFVTGDGVGKPKGFLAYDTVADSAWAWGKLGFLATGAAGDFPAASPSDPLVDLVYAVKAGYRQNGSFLMSRRTQGAVRKLKDENGQYLWAPPSAPGTPPSLMGFPVHEAEEMPGIGANSLSIAFGDFRRGYLVVDRAGVRVLRDPYSAKPYVLFYTTKRVGGGVQDFDAIKLLKFAA, via the coding sequence ATGGAACCCAGCATGCCCGCACCCGAATGCAAGTCCGCCGGCCCGGAAGTCTCCGCCGCCTTCGAGGAATTCATGAGCGCCTTCGAGGCGTTCAAGGACGCCAATGACCAGCGGCTCGGCGCGCTGGAACGGCGCGGCGGCGATGTCGTCGCCGATGACAAGGTGGCGCGCATCAATGCCGCGCTGGACGCGCAGAAGGCGCTGATCGACGAACTGGTGCTGAAAGCCCGCCGGCCGGCGCTCGGCGGCGGCGATCCCGTCAGCGACCTCGCCGCGCGCGAGCACAAGGCGGCGTTCGACGCCTATGTCCGCACCGGCGAAGCGGCGGGGCTGAAGCGGCTGGAGGCGAAGGCGCTTTCCGCCGGCGTCGGCGCGGATGGTGGCTACACCGTGCCCACCGAGACCGAGCGCGAGATCGGCAAGCGGCTTGCCGCGCTGTCGCCGATCCGCGCGCTGGCCGATGTGCGGGTGATTTCCGCCGGCACCTACAAGAAGCCGTTCATGACCTCCGGCCCGGCGGTGGGCTGGGTGGCGGAAACCGGCGCGCGCGGCCAGACCGCCAGCCCGGTGCTTGATGAGATCGCCTTCCCGGCGATGGAACTCTATGCCATGCCGGCGGCGACGCAGACGCTGCTCGACGATTCGGCGGTGAATATCGACGAATGGCTCGCCATCGAGGTGGAAGCCGCCTTCGCCAGCCAGGAAGGCACGGCGTTCGTCACCGGCGACGGGGTGGGCAAGCCGAAGGGCTTTCTCGCCTATGACACGGTGGCGGACAGCGCCTGGGCGTGGGGCAAGCTCGGCTTCCTCGCCACCGGCGCGGCGGGCGATTTCCCCGCCGCCAGCCCCTCCGACCCGCTGGTCGACCTCGTCTATGCCGTGAAAGCCGGCTACCGGCAGAATGGCAGCTTCCTGATGAGCCGGCGCACGCAGGGCGCGGTGCGCAAGCTGAAGGACGAGAACGGCCAGTATCTGTGGGCGCCGCCCAGCGCGCCGGGCACGCCGCCGAGCCTGATGGGCTTTCCCGTGCACGAGGCGGAGGAGATGCCGGGCATCGGCGCGAACAGCCTCTCCATCGCCTTCGGCGATTTCCGCCGCGGCTATCTCGTGGTCGACCGCGCCGGGGTGCGGGTGCTGCGCGATCCCTATTCCGCCAAGCCCTATGTGCTGTTCTACACCACCAAGCGCGTCGGCGGTGGGGTGCAGGATTTCGACGCCATCAAGCTGCTGAAATTCGCCGCCTGA
- a CDS encoding gene transfer agent family protein gives MANRHRGEISAELDGRRRTLVLTLGALAELEDAFGAADLVALTGRFAQGRLAARDAIRLLAAGLRGAGETVTEAEVARMTTPGGAAGFARIVGALIAATFGGEEAGEGAARPLPDPPEARG, from the coding sequence ATGGCCAATCGCCACCGCGGCGAGATTTCCGCCGAACTCGACGGGCGCCGGCGCACGCTGGTGCTGACCCTCGGCGCGCTGGCGGAGCTTGAGGACGCTTTCGGCGCCGCCGATCTGGTGGCGCTGACCGGGCGCTTCGCGCAGGGGCGCCTCGCCGCGCGCGACGCCATCCGCCTGCTCGCCGCCGGGCTGCGCGGGGCGGGGGAGACCGTCACCGAGGCGGAGGTGGCGCGCATGACCACGCCCGGCGGGGCGGCCGGCTTCGCCCGGATCGTCGGCGCGCTGATCGCCGCGACTTTCGGCGGGGAAGAGGCGGGCGAGGGAGCGGCGCGCCCTTTACCCGATCCTCCGGAGGCGAGGGGATAG
- a CDS encoding phage tail tape measure protein — MAAGDADAFDDGLTVEIRADTSAFQREIAEAERLARGFGRAVGDALAGATVKGREADDVLRTLASRLSSLALDIAFKPLEQGISGLLQGALGGLSGFAKGAAFDKGRVTPFAQGGVVAAPTYFPMAGGALGLMGERGAEAILPLARGADGRLGVAAQGGTRGTQVTVNVSTPDPGAFRRSDAYLAGLIARAVARGERSL; from the coding sequence ATGGCTGCGGGCGACGCGGATGCGTTCGACGACGGGCTGACGGTGGAAATCCGCGCCGATACCAGCGCCTTCCAGCGCGAGATCGCAGAAGCGGAGCGGCTGGCGCGCGGTTTCGGCCGGGCGGTGGGCGATGCGCTCGCCGGCGCCACGGTGAAAGGCCGCGAGGCCGACGATGTGCTGCGCACGCTGGCGAGCCGGCTGTCCTCGCTGGCGCTCGACATCGCCTTCAAACCGCTGGAACAGGGGATTTCCGGTCTTCTTCAGGGTGCGCTCGGCGGCCTTTCCGGCTTCGCAAAAGGGGCGGCGTTCGACAAGGGCCGCGTCACCCCCTTCGCCCAGGGCGGGGTGGTGGCGGCGCCGACCTATTTCCCCATGGCCGGCGGTGCGCTCGGGCTGATGGGCGAGCGCGGCGCGGAGGCGATCCTGCCGCTGGCGCGCGGGGCCGATGGCCGGCTCGGTGTCGCCGCGCAGGGCGGGACGCGCGGAACGCAGGTGACGGTGAATGTTTCGACGCCCGATCCGGGCGCCTTCCGCCGCTCCGACGCCTATCTCGCCGGCCTCATCGCCCGCGCCGTGGCGCGCGGGGAAAGGAGCCTGTAG
- a CDS encoding DUF6481 family protein, with amino-acid sequence MKSVDSFKDRQKNAAEARARLVSRLAERPSADDPAVIARAAERKAAAEARQAAQAAKAAEKAARKEAEAEAARLAAEAAAADAAAAAEAEIAAKAAAIEEAAAAAAAAKARRDERYAARKQRVGRR; translated from the coding sequence ATGAAATCAGTCGATTCCTTCAAAGACCGCCAGAAGAATGCCGCCGAAGCCCGCGCCCGGCTGGTGTCCCGCCTTGCCGAACGCCCCAGCGCCGATGACCCGGCGGTGATCGCCCGCGCGGCCGAGCGCAAGGCCGCGGCCGAGGCGCGGCAGGCGGCGCAGGCCGCCAAGGCGGCGGAAAAGGCCGCGCGCAAGGAAGCGGAGGCGGAGGCCGCCCGCCTTGCCGCCGAGGCCGCCGCTGCGGACGCGGCCGCCGCCGCGGAAGCGGAGATCGCGGCCAAGGCCGCCGCCATCGAGGAAGCCGCCGCTGCCGCCGCCGCCGCCAAGGCCCGGCGCGATGAGCGCTACGCCGCCCGCAAGCAGCGCGTCGGCCGCCGCTGA
- a CDS encoding phage portal protein, translated as MKLFPFSLRRRLAPPETKASRTQALVALLSGHRPQWTPRDYGALAREGYQRNAIAYRCVRLIAQGVGELRPLLSEDGRESASHPLLDLLAQPNARLAGAGLMEALAAHLLLAGNAYVEAVSLGGAPRELHVLRPDRMRVVPGADGWALAYDYTAGGRSVRFVQEGVPPPILHVALFNPLDDHYGAPPLEAAQMALDLHNAAGAWNKALLDNAARPSGALIYGGAGNLSDEQFDRLKEELEANFAGSANAGRPLLLEGGLDWRPLSLSPHDMDFLEAKNAAAREIALAFGVPPMLLGIPGDATYANYAEASRVLWRQTILPLGRRLLHELSLWLAPAYGPGRLVLEPDLDAIEVLHGEREALWRRVNEATFLTDDEKRQAVGYGVRG; from the coding sequence ATGAAGCTCTTTCCCTTCTCGCTGCGTCGCCGCCTCGCGCCGCCGGAGACCAAGGCCTCGCGCACCCAGGCGCTGGTGGCGCTGCTTTCCGGCCATCGGCCGCAATGGACGCCGCGCGATTATGGCGCGCTCGCCCGCGAGGGCTATCAGCGCAACGCCATCGCCTATCGCTGCGTGCGGCTGATCGCGCAGGGGGTGGGCGAATTGCGCCCGCTGCTGAGCGAGGACGGGCGCGAGAGCGCGAGCCATCCGCTGCTCGACCTGCTGGCGCAGCCGAATGCCCGCCTTGCCGGGGCGGGGCTGATGGAAGCGCTCGCCGCGCATCTGCTGCTGGCCGGCAATGCCTATGTCGAGGCGGTGAGCCTCGGCGGCGCGCCGCGCGAACTGCATGTGCTGCGCCCGGACCGGATGCGCGTGGTGCCCGGCGCCGATGGCTGGGCGCTGGCCTATGACTACACGGCGGGCGGGCGCTCCGTGCGCTTCGTGCAGGAAGGGGTGCCGCCGCCGATCCTGCATGTGGCGCTGTTCAACCCGCTCGACGACCATTATGGCGCCCCGCCGCTGGAGGCGGCGCAGATGGCGCTCGACCTGCACAACGCCGCCGGCGCCTGGAACAAGGCCCTGCTCGACAATGCCGCGCGCCCCTCCGGCGCGCTGATCTATGGCGGGGCGGGCAACCTCTCCGACGAGCAGTTCGACCGGCTGAAGGAGGAGCTGGAGGCGAATTTCGCCGGCAGCGCCAATGCCGGGCGGCCGCTGCTGCTGGAGGGCGGGCTCGACTGGCGCCCGCTCTCGCTCTCGCCGCATGACATGGATTTTCTTGAGGCGAAGAACGCCGCCGCGCGCGAGATCGCGCTGGCCTTCGGCGTGCCGCCCATGCTGCTCGGCATCCCCGGCGATGCCACCTATGCCAATTACGCCGAAGCGAGCCGCGTGCTGTGGCGCCAGACCATTCTTCCGCTCGGCCGCCGTCTGCTGCATGAGCTGAGCCTCTGGCTCGCCCCCGCCTATGGGCCGGGCCGGCTGGTGCTGGAGCCGGACCTCGACGCAATCGAGGTGCTGCATGGCGAACGCGAGGCGCTGTGGCGCCGGGTGAACGAGGCGACCTTCCTCACCGACGACGAAAAGCGCCAGGCCGTGGGCTATGGGGTGCGGGGGTAG
- a CDS encoding phage major tail protein, TP901-1 family: MAAQKGKDLLLKIHDGTSFATVAGLRSRQIAFNAEAVDVTHAESAGRWRELLAGAGVKRASVSGSGVFKDGASDALIRQSFFDGTIRNAQIVVPDFGTLAGPFQITSLEFAGEHDREVTFDIALESAGEITFVAL, encoded by the coding sequence ATGGCGGCGCAAAAGGGCAAGGACCTGCTGTTGAAGATCCATGACGGCACCAGCTTCGCCACCGTGGCCGGGCTGCGCTCGCGGCAGATCGCCTTCAATGCCGAGGCGGTGGACGTGACCCATGCCGAGAGCGCCGGGCGCTGGCGCGAACTGCTCGCCGGGGCCGGGGTGAAGCGGGCCTCGGTTTCCGGCTCCGGCGTGTTCAAGGACGGCGCCTCCGACGCGCTGATCCGCCAGAGCTTCTTCGACGGCACCATCCGCAACGCGCAGATCGTGGTGCCGGATTTCGGCACGCTGGCCGGGCCGTTCCAGATCACCAGCCTGGAATTCGCCGGCGAGCATGACCGCGAGGTGACATTCGACATCGCGCTGGAAAGCGCGGGTGAGATCACCTTTGTCGCGCTGTGA
- a CDS encoding HK97 family phage prohead protease gives MSLDARSFPPRETKAGAAPFAGALASIAPDGRFEGYAALFGRVDLGRDLILPGAFAHSLAERGAGGVRLLFQHDPAEPIGTWIRLAEDSVGLYVQGQLTLDVARAREVLALMRAGAIDGLSIGFRAVEGRTDPRTRVRRLSRIDLWEVSVVTFPMQPDARIAAVKRAGDHLAGAIRRGARRLRALPGLRPVLG, from the coding sequence ATGAGCCTCGACGCGCGCTCCTTCCCCCCGCGCGAGACCAAGGCCGGGGCCGCGCCCTTTGCCGGCGCGCTCGCCAGCATCGCGCCCGATGGCCGCTTCGAGGGCTATGCGGCGCTGTTCGGCCGGGTCGATCTCGGCCGCGACCTGATCCTGCCCGGCGCCTTCGCCCATTCGCTGGCCGAACGCGGCGCCGGCGGCGTGCGGCTGCTGTTCCAACACGATCCGGCCGAGCCGATCGGCACCTGGATCCGGCTCGCGGAGGATTCGGTCGGGCTCTATGTGCAGGGCCAGCTCACCCTCGATGTCGCCCGCGCCCGCGAGGTGCTGGCGCTGATGCGCGCCGGGGCCATTGACGGGCTCTCCATCGGCTTTCGTGCGGTGGAGGGCCGCACCGATCCGCGCACGCGGGTGCGACGGCTCTCGCGCATCGACCTGTGGGAGGTGTCGGTCGTCACCTTTCCCATGCAGCCGGATGCCCGCATCGCGGCGGTGAAGCGGGCGGGCGATCATTTGGCGGGCGCGATCCGCCGTGGCGCCCGCCGCCTGCGCGCCTTGCCCGGGCTGCGGCCGGTTTTGGGGTAG
- a CDS encoding phage head closure protein has product MSGIGALRHRLVHETPVEMPDGMGGVTRSFLAVDSLWAAIATRGAAAEIADRPGAVLAHSVTVRAPATVQPGDRLRLGARRFLVEAVSDPDGRGRFLVCDCREETP; this is encoded by the coding sequence GTGAGCGGCATCGGGGCCCTGCGGCACCGTCTGGTGCATGAGACGCCGGTGGAGATGCCGGACGGCATGGGCGGCGTCACCCGCAGCTTCCTCGCCGTCGACAGCCTGTGGGCGGCGATCGCGACGCGCGGCGCGGCGGCGGAGATCGCCGACCGTCCCGGCGCCGTGCTCGCCCATAGCGTCACCGTGCGCGCGCCCGCCACGGTGCAGCCGGGCGACCGGCTGCGGCTCGGCGCCCGGCGCTTTCTCGTCGAGGCGGTGAGCGACCCGGACGGGCGCGGGCGCTTCCTTGTTTGCGACTGCCGGGAGGAGACGCCATGA
- the dcd gene encoding dCTP deaminase gives MILTDRDILDAMAEGSVLIEPPPPPEFYAPNGVDLRLDARLTLYRDPAPGEDPVIDPAGPGYSFREAITRLAGDIDIGTEGFVLDPGRLVLGWTLERVDLRPGARLAARVEGKSSLARIGLIVHLTAPTIHAGSTGQIQLEIINLGPRPIRLRAGMKVCQLILEQTLGVPQRSYGGQFAGQRAAG, from the coding sequence GTGATCCTGACCGACCGCGACATTCTCGATGCCATGGCCGAAGGCTCGGTGCTGATCGAGCCGCCCCCGCCGCCGGAATTCTACGCCCCGAACGGCGTCGACCTGCGGCTCGACGCCCGGCTCACTTTGTATCGCGACCCCGCGCCGGGGGAAGACCCGGTGATCGACCCCGCCGGACCGGGCTACAGTTTCCGCGAGGCGATCACCCGCCTGGCCGGCGACATCGACATCGGGACGGAGGGGTTCGTGCTCGACCCCGGGCGGCTGGTGCTGGGCTGGACGCTGGAGCGGGTGGACCTGCGGCCGGGGGCGCGGCTGGCGGCGCGGGTGGAGGGCAAGAGCTCGCTCGCCCGGATCGGTCTCATCGTCCACCTCACCGCACCGACCATCCACGCCGGATCGACCGGGCAGATCCAGCTCGAGATCATCAATCTCGGGCCGCGCCCCATCCGCCTGCGGGCGGGCATGAAGGTGTGCCAGTTGATCCTGGAGCAGACGCTGGGGGTGCCCCAGCGCAGCTATGGCGGGCAGTTCGCCGGCCAGCGCGCGGCCGGCTGA
- a CDS encoding DUF3168 domain-containing protein — protein MSTAAGPAVALRRAIHAALTTDAALTAALGAGRIHDVPPASPAFPYVTLGEAQVTDWSTGTEAGAEHRLTLACWSREGGHGEAHALAHLVQQALHDAPLALDGHRLVNLRFTSADIRREPGGRSYRALLRFRAVTEPA, from the coding sequence TTGAGCACCGCGGCCGGTCCCGCCGTCGCGCTGCGCCGGGCGATCCACGCCGCGCTCACCACCGACGCCGCCCTGACCGCCGCGCTGGGCGCGGGGCGTATCCACGATGTGCCGCCCGCCAGCCCGGCCTTTCCCTATGTGACGCTGGGCGAGGCGCAGGTGACCGACTGGTCCACCGGCACCGAGGCCGGGGCGGAGCACCGGCTGACGCTGGCCTGCTGGTCGCGCGAGGGCGGGCACGGCGAGGCGCATGCGCTGGCTCACCTCGTGCAGCAGGCGCTACACGACGCGCCGCTCGCTCTTGACGGGCACCGGCTGGTGAATCTGCGGTTCACCTCGGCGGACATCCGCCGCGAGCCCGGTGGGCGCAGCTATCGCGCGCTGCTGCGCTTCCGCGCCGTGACCGAGCCCGCGTGA
- a CDS encoding trypsin-like serine protease, translated as MRLLLPAALIALALASPARAIVGGGPAEPGLAAETAMIVSTRGATCTGVVLGPNVLLTAAHCVEPAADYAVVVFEAGTPRLIPIDRKAVHPSFDPNSFETRRPTPDLALVRLSETLPASFRPAALSDQVALPPKRTAFTVAGYGVTKDGDGKSAGTLRAVTLPSIGTTGGIMVRLSDGAAKGGCTGDSGGPVLIDGVVAGIIGWSTAAGGARGCGGVTGATLIGPQRAWIDATLRGLTR; from the coding sequence ATGCGCCTGCTGCTGCCCGCCGCCCTGATCGCCCTCGCCCTCGCCAGCCCCGCCCGTGCCATTGTCGGCGGCGGGCCGGCGGAGCCGGGTCTGGCGGCGGAGACGGCGATGATCGTGTCGACGCGCGGCGCCACCTGCACCGGCGTGGTGCTGGGGCCAAACGTGCTGCTCACCGCCGCCCATTGCGTCGAGCCGGCGGCGGATTATGCGGTGGTGGTGTTCGAGGCCGGCACGCCGCGCCTCATCCCGATCGACCGCAAGGCGGTGCACCCGTCCTTCGATCCGAACTCGTTCGAGACGCGCCGCCCGACGCCGGACCTCGCTCTGGTGCGGCTCAGCGAGACGCTTCCCGCCAGCTTCCGCCCGGCCGCGCTCAGCGACCAGGTGGCGCTGCCGCCCAAGCGCACCGCCTTCACCGTCGCCGGCTATGGCGTGACCAAGGACGGCGACGGCAAGAGCGCCGGCACGCTGCGCGCGGTGACTCTCCCCAGCATCGGCACCACGGGCGGCATCATGGTCCGGCTGTCCGACGGCGCCGCCAAGGGCGGCTGCACCGGCGACAGCGGCGGGCCGGTGCTGATCGACGGCGTCGTCGCCGGCATCATCGGCTGGTCGACGGCGGCGGGCGGCGCGCGCGGCTGCGGCGGCGTCACCGGCGCGACGCTGATCGGCCCGCAGCGCGCCTGGATCGACGCCACGTTGCGCGGGCTGACGCGTTAG
- a CDS encoding DNA-packaging protein, with amino-acid sequence MSACWRAGKLPEALQALDAPTLDWLRHHWPLIGRPSQRPPDTAQGGGDWLTWLMLGGRGAGKTRAGAEWVRALVHGGAGPKAGRLALVAESHADLRDVMVEGVSGLLAIHPRQERPSWEPTRRRLVWPNGAVAQGFSADDPESLRGPQFDAAWCDELAKWRYAQAAFDMLQFGLRLGERPRQMVTTTPRPTALIRALLADPRTAVTRMGTAENAAHLAPRFLDTVVGRYAGTRLGRQELGGELIEDRPDALWNRAALEAGRLEAAPELARSMERIVVAVDPPASSGKRADACGILAAGIDAAGIVHVLADDSAQGLTPNGWGGRAIGLFQKLEADRVVVEVNQGGEMVRTILAGIDPTVPVAEVRATRGKWLRAEPVAALYEQGRVRHVGPFPALEDEMCDFGPDGLSNGRSPDRLDALVWAVTALALGPRATAPRVRRV; translated from the coding sequence TTGAGCGCGTGCTGGCGGGCGGGGAAGCTGCCTGAGGCGCTGCAAGCGCTCGACGCCCCGACCCTCGACTGGCTGCGCCATCACTGGCCGCTGATCGGCCGACCCTCGCAGCGCCCGCCCGACACGGCGCAGGGCGGCGGCGACTGGCTGACCTGGCTGATGCTGGGCGGGCGCGGCGCCGGCAAGACGCGGGCGGGGGCGGAATGGGTGCGCGCCCTCGTTCACGGCGGCGCCGGGCCAAAGGCCGGGCGGCTCGCCCTGGTGGCGGAAAGCCATGCCGATCTGCGCGATGTGATGGTGGAGGGCGTTTCCGGCCTTCTCGCCATCCATCCGCGCCAGGAGCGCCCGAGCTGGGAGCCGACGCGCCGGCGCCTCGTCTGGCCGAACGGGGCGGTGGCGCAGGGCTTTTCCGCCGACGACCCCGAGAGTTTGCGCGGGCCGCAATTCGACGCCGCCTGGTGCGACGAACTGGCGAAATGGCGCTACGCGCAGGCCGCGTTCGACATGCTGCAATTCGGCCTGCGGCTCGGTGAGCGGCCGCGCCAGATGGTGACGACCACGCCGCGCCCCACCGCGCTGATCCGCGCGCTGCTCGCCGACCCGCGCACGGCGGTGACGCGCATGGGCACAGCGGAAAACGCCGCGCATCTGGCGCCGCGCTTTCTCGACACCGTGGTCGGCCGTTATGCCGGCACCCGGCTCGGCCGGCAGGAACTCGGCGGCGAACTGATCGAGGACCGGCCGGACGCGCTGTGGAACCGCGCGGCGCTGGAGGCGGGGCGGCTGGAGGCCGCGCCGGAGCTGGCGCGTTCGATGGAGCGCATCGTGGTGGCGGTGGACCCGCCGGCCTCCTCCGGCAAGCGGGCGGATGCCTGCGGCATTCTCGCGGCGGGGATCGACGCGGCGGGCATCGTGCATGTGCTGGCGGATGACAGCGCGCAGGGTCTGACGCCCAATGGCTGGGGAGGGCGCGCCATCGGCCTGTTCCAGAAGCTGGAGGCCGACCGGGTGGTGGTGGAGGTGAACCAGGGCGGGGAGATGGTGCGGACCATCCTCGCCGGCATCGACCCCACGGTGCCGGTCGCCGAGGTGCGGGCCACGCGCGGAAAATGGCTGCGCGCCGAGCCGGTGGCCGCGCTCTACGAGCAGGGACGGGTGCGCCATGTCGGCCCGTTCCCGGCGCTGGAAGACGAGATGTGCGATTTCGGCCCGGACGGCCTCTCCAATGGCCGCTCGCCCGACCGGCTCGACGCGCTGGTCTGGGCCGTCACCGCGCTGGCGCTCGGCCCCCGCGCCACGGCGCCCCGGGTGCGGCGGGTGTGA
- a CDS encoding NADPH-dependent FMN reductase, with protein MTDRPKLLGISGSLRSGAYSTAVLEALKAALAPTADLTVLTLNDVPLYNQDEDGATQPAGAAALRAAIAAADGVIFASPEYNYGPSGAMKNAVDWGSRPYAKGALLGKPVLVLTSSPGSTGGIRAQASLRESLSAAGARIVAYPHLAIPNVGDKIADGAFTDEKTVKFLTGGVEALIKEIHLLAAHAKG; from the coding sequence ATGACCGACCGCCCGAAGCTTCTCGGCATTTCCGGCAGCCTGCGCTCCGGCGCCTATTCCACCGCCGTGCTGGAAGCGCTGAAAGCCGCGCTCGCCCCGACGGCGGACCTCACCGTGCTGACGCTGAACGACGTGCCGCTCTACAATCAGGACGAGGACGGCGCCACCCAGCCGGCCGGCGCGGCGGCGCTGCGCGCGGCGATCGCCGCGGCGGACGGGGTGATCTTCGCCTCGCCGGAATATAATTACGGCCCTTCGGGCGCGATGAAGAACGCGGTGGACTGGGGTTCGCGCCCCTATGCGAAGGGCGCGCTGCTCGGCAAGCCGGTGCTGGTGCTCACCTCCTCGCCCGGCTCCACCGGCGGCATCCGGGCGCAGGCCTCGCTGCGCGAATCGCTGAGCGCGGCGGGCGCGCGCATTGTCGCCTATCCCCACCTCGCCATTCCCAATGTCGGCGACAAGATTGCCGATGGCGCCTTCACCGATGAGAAGACGGTGAAGTTCCTCACCGGCGGCGTCGAGGCGCTGATCAAGGAAATCCACCTGCTGGCGGCCCACGCCAAGGGCTGA
- a CDS encoding head-tail connector protein, whose product MPAILLAGPAAEPLTLAEAKTYLRIDHGAEDALIASLITAARATVEALTRRMLIDQSWRLVRDAWPASGVIAAPANPLRALTAARVIAADGTETAVPLDAFTLDTARLPGLIRVARGAVPAPGRALAGIALDITAGHGPNADHVPSPLIEAVRVVLAHFYEHRDVAGAGAAFPARLDALVAPFRVARL is encoded by the coding sequence ATGCCCGCCATCCTTCTCGCCGGGCCCGCCGCCGAGCCGCTGACGCTCGCCGAGGCCAAGACCTATCTGCGCATCGACCACGGTGCCGAGGACGCGCTGATCGCCTCGCTGATCACCGCCGCGCGGGCGACCGTGGAGGCGCTGACACGGCGGATGCTGATCGACCAGAGCTGGCGCCTCGTGCGCGACGCCTGGCCCGCCAGCGGGGTGATCGCCGCGCCGGCCAACCCGCTGCGCGCGCTCACCGCCGCGCGGGTGATCGCCGCCGACGGCACCGAAACCGCCGTGCCGCTCGATGCCTTCACGCTCGACACTGCCCGCCTGCCCGGCCTGATCCGCGTCGCGCGCGGGGCGGTGCCGGCGCCGGGGCGGGCTCTGGCGGGGATTGCCCTCGACATCACCGCCGGACATGGGCCGAACGCGGACCATGTGCCCTCGCCGCTCATCGAGGCGGTGCGGGTGGTTCTTGCCCATTTCTACGAGCATCGCGATGTCGCGGGAGCCGGCGCGGCGTTTCCCGCCCGGCTGGACGCGCTGGTGGCGCCGTTCCGGGTGGCGCGGCTGTGA
- a CDS encoding rcc01693 family protein produces MGGPAQLVGEGVPPLPGEGVPPFPWEEAMAFGFGRLNLSSPAFWRMTPRELAAALRAFAGPARAPLDRAGLAALMARFPD; encoded by the coding sequence ATAGGCGGGCCGGCTCAGCTCGTCGGGGAGGGCGTCCCGCCCCTTCCCGGGGAGGGCGTCCCGCCCTTCCCCTGGGAGGAGGCGATGGCCTTCGGCTTCGGCCGGCTGAATCTGTCGTCACCTGCCTTCTGGCGGATGACGCCGCGCGAACTCGCCGCCGCGCTGCGCGCCTTTGCCGGCCCGGCGCGGGCCCCGCTGGACCGCGCCGGCCTCGCCGCGCTGATGGCGCGGTTCCCGGACTGA
- a CDS encoding DMT family transporter produces the protein MAPRDVASYLFLALVWGSSFVVMDHNIQAFGWAGSVSFRSFLASGTLFLAARATGRRLDFSCGPFPLFVVGLTTVAMQLGFLSYGLPQIGTAMSAILVATIPLFTMLIAALWGVERFRLGGLVGVLLGAAGIVLLVGFPSQPVTTAFLIGCAATLASTLSAAFGSVYAGRRLAKTGSWEITIGAFFFGGLLSLPLVALVPLPGVPGLGDIGTLLIAGVLMSAITYVIFYRLIASIGPTRAISVEFGVTGVAVTIGTLLLNEPLTLPQIAGGVVIAAGCALVLGVIRLGRAEAVAEHPGA, from the coding sequence ATGGCTCCCAGAGATGTGGCTTCCTACCTGTTCCTGGCGCTGGTCTGGGGCTCGTCCTTCGTGGTCATGGACCACAATATCCAAGCCTTCGGCTGGGCCGGCTCGGTGTCGTTCCGCTCCTTCCTGGCTTCGGGCACCCTGTTCCTGGCGGCCCGCGCGACGGGCCGGCGACTGGATTTTTCCTGCGGCCCGTTCCCACTGTTCGTGGTGGGGCTGACCACGGTCGCCATGCAGCTCGGCTTTCTCTCCTACGGCCTGCCGCAGATCGGCACTGCCATGTCGGCCATCCTCGTCGCCACCATCCCGCTCTTCACCATGCTGATCGCCGCGCTGTGGGGCGTCGAGCGGTTCCGGCTCGGCGGGCTGGTCGGCGTCCTGCTCGGCGCGGCGGGAATCGTGCTGCTGGTGGGCTTCCCGTCGCAGCCGGTGACGACGGCGTTTCTCATCGGCTGCGCCGCGACCCTCGCCTCCACCCTCTCCGCCGCCTTCGGCAGCGTCTATGCCGGGCGGCGGCTGGCGAAGACGGGCTCGTGGGAAATCACCATCGGCGCCTTCTTCTTCGGTGGCCTGCTCAGCCTGCCGCTCGTCGCGCTCGTGCCGCTGCCGGGCGTGCCGGGGCTTGGCGACATCGGCACGCTGCTGATCGCCGGCGTGCTGATGAGCGCCATCACCTATGTGATCTTCTACCGGCTGATCGCCTCCATCGGCCCCACCCGCGCCATCAGCGTGGAATTCGGCGTCACCGGCGTCGCCGTCACCATCGGCACGCTGTTGCTGAACGAACCGCTGACATTGCCGCAGATCGCCGGCGGCGTGGTCATCGCGGCGGGCTGCGCGCTGGTTCTCGGCGTCATCCGCCTCGGCCGGGCCGAGGCGGTGGCCGAACATCCCGGCGCGTAA